From Ochotona princeps isolate mOchPri1 chromosome X, mOchPri1.hap1, whole genome shotgun sequence, one genomic window encodes:
- the TAB3 gene encoding TGF-beta-activated kinase 1 and MAP3K7-binding protein 3 isoform X1, translating to MAQSNPQLDIQVLHDLRQRFPEIPEVVVSQCMLQNNNNLEACCRALSQESSKYLYMEYHSPDDNRMNRNRLLHINLGIHSPGSYHPGDGAQLNGGRTLVHSSSDGHIDPQHTAGKQLICLVQEPHSAPAVVAANPNYNPFFMNEQNRSAATPPSQPPQQPSSMQTGMNPSAMQGPSPPPPPPSYMHIPRYSPNPITVTVSQNLPSGQTVPRALQILPQIPSNLYGSPGSIYIRQTSQSSSGRQTPQNAPWQSSPQGPVPHYSQRPLPVYPHQQNYQPSQYSPKQQQIPQSAYHSPPPSQCPSPFSSPQHQVQPSQLGHPSSHVFMPPSPSTTPPHPYQQGPPSYQKQGSHSVAYLPYTASSLPKGSMKKIEITVEPSQRPGTAITRSPSPSSNQPSPRNQHSLYTATTPPSSSPSRGISSQPKPPFSVNPVYITYTQPTGPSCAPSPSPRVIPNPTTVFKITVGRAATENLLNLVDQEERSAAPEPIQPISVIPGSGGEKGSHKYQRSTSSGSDDYAYTQALLLHQRARMERLAKQLKLEKEELERLKAEVNAMEHDLMQRRLRRVSCTTAIPTPEEMTRLRSMNRQLQINVDCTLKEVDLLQSRGNFDPKAMNNFYDNIEPGPIVPPKPSKKDSSDPCTIERKARRISVTSKVQADVHDTQAAAAEEHLSGSKQSPQTQPQDEDYEGAPWNCDSCTFLNHPALNRCEQCEMPRYT from the exons ATGGCGCAAAGCAATCCACAGCTTGATATTCAGGTTCTTCATGATCTCCGGCAACGCTTCCCTGAAATTCCAGAGGTTGTGGTGTCTCAGTGCATGTTACAG AACAACAACAATCTTGAAGCCTGTTGCCGAGCCCTTTCCCAGGAGAGTAGCAAATACTTGTATATGGAATACCACAGTCCAGATGACAATAGAATGAATAGAAATCGCCTTTTGCATATTAACCTGGGTATCCATTCTCCTGGTAGCTACCACCCAGGAGATGGAGCTCAGCTTAATGGCGGTCGAACACTGGTACATAGTTCAAGTGATGGACATATTGATCCACAGCATACAGCAGGGAAACAGCTGATATGTTTAGTTCAGGAAccacactcagctccagctgttgtggctgctaaTCCCAACTACAATCCGTTTTTTATGAATGAACAGAACAGAAGTGCAGCTACTCCTCCTTCACAGCCACCTCAACAGCCATCTTCCATGCAAACAGGAATGAATCCATCTGCTATGCAAGGGCCTtcaccgccaccaccacctcctTCGTACATGCACATACCTCGGTATAGTCCAAATCCAATTACTGTTACAGTATCCCAGAATCTCCCTTCAGGACAGACTGTACCCAGAGCTTTACAGATTCTTCCACAAATTCCAAGCAATCTCTATGGGTCTCCTGGTTCTATTTATATTAGACAGACATCTCAGAGTTCATCAGGAAGACAGACTCCTCAGAATGCGCCATGGCAGTCCTCACCACAGGGCCCAGTGCCTCACTATAGCCAACGCCCTTTACCTGTTTATCCACACCAACAAAACTATCAACCTTCTCAGTATTCTCCCAAACAGCAGCAGATCCCTCAGTCTGCttaccattctccacctccttctCAGTGTCCCTCACCTTTCAGCTCACCACAGCATCAAGTACAGCCTTCCCAGTTGGGCCACCCAAGTTCCCACGTCTTTATGCCACCCAGTCCTTCAACTACTCCACCCCATCCATATCAACAAGGACCTCCTAGCTATCAGAAACAGGGAAGCCATTCAGTAGCCTATCTCCCATACACAGCATCTAGCTTACCCAAAGGTTCCATGAAGAAGATAGAGATTACAGTTGAACCTTCTCAAAGACCTGGAACAGCGATCACTAGGAGTCCTTCACCCAGCAGTAATCAACCGTCTCCTCGGAATCAGCATTCACTGTACACAGCCACCACGCCACCTTCAAGTTCTCCTTCAAGAGGAATATCTAGTCAACCAAAACCTCCATTTAGTGTTAATCCTGTGTATATTACATACACACAACCAACTGGACCTTCATGCGCTCCATCGCCGTCTCCTCGGGTGATACCAAACCCAACTACAGTGTTTAAAATTACTGTAGGCCGAGCAGCAACTGAAAATCTCTTAAATTTAGTGGACCAAGAAGAGCGCTCTGCAGCACCAGAACCTATTCAGCCGATTTCAGTGATACCAGGCTCTGGGGGAGAAAAGGGAAGCCATAAATATCAGAGGAGTACTAGTTCTGGATCAGATGACTATGCGTATACACAAG CCTTGCTGTTACATCAGCGAGCAAGGATGGAGAGGTTAGCAAAGCAGTTGAAACTTGAGAAAGAGGAGCTAGAGCGCTTGAAGGCTGAAGTTAACGCTATGGAGCATGACCTGATGCAGAGACGGCTCAGAAGAGTCAGCTGCACCACTGCGATCCCGACC CCTGAGGAAATGACAAGATTGAGAAGCATGAACAGACAACTCCAGATAAATGTTGACTGTACACTGAAAGAAGTTGACCTCCTTCAATCTAGAG gAAACTTTGATCCAAAAGCCATGAATAATTTTTATGACAACATAGAACCCGGCCCAATTGTACCACCCAAGCCATCTAAAAAAG ACTCCTCGGACCCCTGCACAATTGAGAGAAAAGCTCGAAGAATTAGTGTGACCTCCAAAGTACAGGCAGATGTCCATGACAcccaagcagcagctgcagagg
- the TAB3 gene encoding TGF-beta-activated kinase 1 and MAP3K7-binding protein 3 isoform X2 encodes MAQSNPQLDIQVLHDLRQRFPEIPEVVVSQCMLQNNNNLEACCRALSQESSKYLYMEYHSPDDNRMNRNRLLHINLGIHSPGSYHPGDGAQLNGGRTLVHSSSDGHIDPQHTAGKQLICLVQEPHSAPAVVAANPNYNPFFMNEQNRSAATPPSQPPQQPSSMQTGMNPSAMQGPSPPPPPPSYMHIPRYSPNPITVTVSQNLPSGQTVPRALQILPQIPSNLYGSPGSIYIRQTSQSSSGRQTPQNAPWQSSPQGPVPHYSQRPLPVYPHQQNYQPSQYSPKQQQIPQSAYHSPPPSQCPSPFSSPQHQVQPSQLGHPSSHVFMPPSPSTTPPHPYQQGPPSYQKQGSHSVAYLPYTASSLPKGSMKKIEITVEPSQRPGTAITRSPSPSSNQPSPRNQHSLYTATTPPSSSPSRGISSQPKPPFSVNPVYITYTQPTGPSCAPSPSPRVIPNPTTVFKITVGRAATENLLNLVDQEERSAAPEPIQPISVIPGSGGEKGSHKYQRSTSSGSDDYAYTQALLLHQRARMERLAKQLKLEKEELERLKAEVNAMEHDLMQRRLRRVSCTTAIPTPEEMTRLRSMNRQLQINVDCTLKEVDLLQSRGNFDPKAMNNFYDNIEPGPIVPPKPSKKEHLSGSKQSPQTQPQDEDYEGAPWNCDSCTFLNHPALNRCEQCEMPRYT; translated from the exons ATGGCGCAAAGCAATCCACAGCTTGATATTCAGGTTCTTCATGATCTCCGGCAACGCTTCCCTGAAATTCCAGAGGTTGTGGTGTCTCAGTGCATGTTACAG AACAACAACAATCTTGAAGCCTGTTGCCGAGCCCTTTCCCAGGAGAGTAGCAAATACTTGTATATGGAATACCACAGTCCAGATGACAATAGAATGAATAGAAATCGCCTTTTGCATATTAACCTGGGTATCCATTCTCCTGGTAGCTACCACCCAGGAGATGGAGCTCAGCTTAATGGCGGTCGAACACTGGTACATAGTTCAAGTGATGGACATATTGATCCACAGCATACAGCAGGGAAACAGCTGATATGTTTAGTTCAGGAAccacactcagctccagctgttgtggctgctaaTCCCAACTACAATCCGTTTTTTATGAATGAACAGAACAGAAGTGCAGCTACTCCTCCTTCACAGCCACCTCAACAGCCATCTTCCATGCAAACAGGAATGAATCCATCTGCTATGCAAGGGCCTtcaccgccaccaccacctcctTCGTACATGCACATACCTCGGTATAGTCCAAATCCAATTACTGTTACAGTATCCCAGAATCTCCCTTCAGGACAGACTGTACCCAGAGCTTTACAGATTCTTCCACAAATTCCAAGCAATCTCTATGGGTCTCCTGGTTCTATTTATATTAGACAGACATCTCAGAGTTCATCAGGAAGACAGACTCCTCAGAATGCGCCATGGCAGTCCTCACCACAGGGCCCAGTGCCTCACTATAGCCAACGCCCTTTACCTGTTTATCCACACCAACAAAACTATCAACCTTCTCAGTATTCTCCCAAACAGCAGCAGATCCCTCAGTCTGCttaccattctccacctccttctCAGTGTCCCTCACCTTTCAGCTCACCACAGCATCAAGTACAGCCTTCCCAGTTGGGCCACCCAAGTTCCCACGTCTTTATGCCACCCAGTCCTTCAACTACTCCACCCCATCCATATCAACAAGGACCTCCTAGCTATCAGAAACAGGGAAGCCATTCAGTAGCCTATCTCCCATACACAGCATCTAGCTTACCCAAAGGTTCCATGAAGAAGATAGAGATTACAGTTGAACCTTCTCAAAGACCTGGAACAGCGATCACTAGGAGTCCTTCACCCAGCAGTAATCAACCGTCTCCTCGGAATCAGCATTCACTGTACACAGCCACCACGCCACCTTCAAGTTCTCCTTCAAGAGGAATATCTAGTCAACCAAAACCTCCATTTAGTGTTAATCCTGTGTATATTACATACACACAACCAACTGGACCTTCATGCGCTCCATCGCCGTCTCCTCGGGTGATACCAAACCCAACTACAGTGTTTAAAATTACTGTAGGCCGAGCAGCAACTGAAAATCTCTTAAATTTAGTGGACCAAGAAGAGCGCTCTGCAGCACCAGAACCTATTCAGCCGATTTCAGTGATACCAGGCTCTGGGGGAGAAAAGGGAAGCCATAAATATCAGAGGAGTACTAGTTCTGGATCAGATGACTATGCGTATACACAAG CCTTGCTGTTACATCAGCGAGCAAGGATGGAGAGGTTAGCAAAGCAGTTGAAACTTGAGAAAGAGGAGCTAGAGCGCTTGAAGGCTGAAGTTAACGCTATGGAGCATGACCTGATGCAGAGACGGCTCAGAAGAGTCAGCTGCACCACTGCGATCCCGACC CCTGAGGAAATGACAAGATTGAGAAGCATGAACAGACAACTCCAGATAAATGTTGACTGTACACTGAAAGAAGTTGACCTCCTTCAATCTAGAG gAAACTTTGATCCAAAAGCCATGAATAATTTTTATGACAACATAGAACCCGGCCCAATTGTACCACCCAAGCCATCTAAAAAAG
- the TAB3 gene encoding TGF-beta-activated kinase 1 and MAP3K7-binding protein 3 isoform X3 has protein sequence MAQSNPQLDIQVLHDLRQRFPEIPEVVVSQCMLQNNNNLEACCRALSQESSKYLYMEYHSPDDNRMNRNRLLHINLGIHSPGSYHPGDGAQLNGGRTLVHSSSDGHIDPQHTAGKQLICLVQEPHSAPAVVAANPNYNPFFMNEQNRSAATPPSQPPQQPSSMQTGMNPSAMQGPSPPPPPPSYMHIPRYSPNPITVTVSQNLPSGQTVPRALQILPQIPSNLYGSPGSIYIRQTSQSSSGRQTPQNAPWQSSPQGPVPHYSQRPLPVYPHQQNYQPSQYSPKQQQIPQSAYHSPPPSQCPSPFSSPQHQVQPSQLGHPSSHVFMPPSPSTTPPHPYQQGPPSYQKQGSHSVAYLPYTASSLPKGSMKKIEITVEPSQRPGTAITRSPSPSSNQPSPRNQHSLYTATTPPSSSPSRGISSQPKPPFSVNPVYITYTQPTGPSCAPSPSPRVIPNPTTVFKITVGRAATENLLNLVDQEERSAAPEPIQPISVIPGSGGEKGSHKYQRSTSSGSDDYAYTQALLLHQRARMERLAKQLKLEKEELERLKAEVNAMEHDLMQRRLRRVSCTTAIPTETLIQKP, from the exons ATGGCGCAAAGCAATCCACAGCTTGATATTCAGGTTCTTCATGATCTCCGGCAACGCTTCCCTGAAATTCCAGAGGTTGTGGTGTCTCAGTGCATGTTACAG AACAACAACAATCTTGAAGCCTGTTGCCGAGCCCTTTCCCAGGAGAGTAGCAAATACTTGTATATGGAATACCACAGTCCAGATGACAATAGAATGAATAGAAATCGCCTTTTGCATATTAACCTGGGTATCCATTCTCCTGGTAGCTACCACCCAGGAGATGGAGCTCAGCTTAATGGCGGTCGAACACTGGTACATAGTTCAAGTGATGGACATATTGATCCACAGCATACAGCAGGGAAACAGCTGATATGTTTAGTTCAGGAAccacactcagctccagctgttgtggctgctaaTCCCAACTACAATCCGTTTTTTATGAATGAACAGAACAGAAGTGCAGCTACTCCTCCTTCACAGCCACCTCAACAGCCATCTTCCATGCAAACAGGAATGAATCCATCTGCTATGCAAGGGCCTtcaccgccaccaccacctcctTCGTACATGCACATACCTCGGTATAGTCCAAATCCAATTACTGTTACAGTATCCCAGAATCTCCCTTCAGGACAGACTGTACCCAGAGCTTTACAGATTCTTCCACAAATTCCAAGCAATCTCTATGGGTCTCCTGGTTCTATTTATATTAGACAGACATCTCAGAGTTCATCAGGAAGACAGACTCCTCAGAATGCGCCATGGCAGTCCTCACCACAGGGCCCAGTGCCTCACTATAGCCAACGCCCTTTACCTGTTTATCCACACCAACAAAACTATCAACCTTCTCAGTATTCTCCCAAACAGCAGCAGATCCCTCAGTCTGCttaccattctccacctccttctCAGTGTCCCTCACCTTTCAGCTCACCACAGCATCAAGTACAGCCTTCCCAGTTGGGCCACCCAAGTTCCCACGTCTTTATGCCACCCAGTCCTTCAACTACTCCACCCCATCCATATCAACAAGGACCTCCTAGCTATCAGAAACAGGGAAGCCATTCAGTAGCCTATCTCCCATACACAGCATCTAGCTTACCCAAAGGTTCCATGAAGAAGATAGAGATTACAGTTGAACCTTCTCAAAGACCTGGAACAGCGATCACTAGGAGTCCTTCACCCAGCAGTAATCAACCGTCTCCTCGGAATCAGCATTCACTGTACACAGCCACCACGCCACCTTCAAGTTCTCCTTCAAGAGGAATATCTAGTCAACCAAAACCTCCATTTAGTGTTAATCCTGTGTATATTACATACACACAACCAACTGGACCTTCATGCGCTCCATCGCCGTCTCCTCGGGTGATACCAAACCCAACTACAGTGTTTAAAATTACTGTAGGCCGAGCAGCAACTGAAAATCTCTTAAATTTAGTGGACCAAGAAGAGCGCTCTGCAGCACCAGAACCTATTCAGCCGATTTCAGTGATACCAGGCTCTGGGGGAGAAAAGGGAAGCCATAAATATCAGAGGAGTACTAGTTCTGGATCAGATGACTATGCGTATACACAAG CCTTGCTGTTACATCAGCGAGCAAGGATGGAGAGGTTAGCAAAGCAGTTGAAACTTGAGAAAGAGGAGCTAGAGCGCTTGAAGGCTGAAGTTAACGCTATGGAGCATGACCTGATGCAGAGACGGCTCAGAAGAGTCAGCTGCACCACTGCGATCCCGACC gAAACTTTGATCCAAAAGCCATGA